The Priestia koreensis genomic interval TGTGGTGATGACCCCGATCCGCCTGGAAAGCCCGGAATTACGACGGAAAAAGGGAAATTTGATTGTTGCCTCCAATCATACATGAAAAACCCTCCCTGCTGTTTGAAATATTGTCTCTACCTTTACAATATGTGTAAAGCCTATCCTACGTGTTTAATTACGTGAAAACACCCCAAAAGCTACATTCGCTTTTGGGGTGCTTACTGAAGGATACTTTATTCTTTTGTATGATCGTTGTTTTGAACAACTGGTGCTGGTGTTGGCCCTTCTACATTTTCAGGTACTGCTGTTCGAACCGTACCAACGCGTGATGTGGATGTGTCATCAGAGCTATCTAGGCTGTTTGTCCCTTCTAAGTCAACTACTCCTTTTAGTTCACTTCCTGCCTCTGCTACCTTTGAGCCGATGCTTTTTAAGTCGGCTTTGGAGTCTTTTAACGTTGAGATTGTATCGTTTGTTGTATCAGACACTTTACCTAACACTTCATCGTTTACACGTTCGTACAGGCCTTGTGCCTCACTGATCGCATCTTTCAAAGAGTTCGTCGCGCTCTTAAACTGTTGAATCATTTGGTTCTTAACGTCCTGCGGATTTTCGCGAATTTGCCCCCACATGTCAACAGATGAATTTTTTAAATCCACCGCTTTTCCTTTTACCTGGTTGCGAGTAGTAGAGTCTAGTAAAGTTAACACTCCTCCAACAACGCCTCCGATAATGATGCCTTTTAAAAGCTTGCTATTTTTCTCGTCCATTTGAAAGTCGTTCGTTGTTGAAGTTGTATGCTGTGTTGTTGGAATGCTTTCGATGTTACCTGCTGTTTGAATACCTTCGTTTGTTTGTACCATGATTATTCCTCCTAAATAAGTATGATCGTTACTGTTGGTTATGTAATTCCCAGCCTCTACGATTGTTAAACACTTTATTTAGGAAACAAAAAAAGGATCTGCTGTTTGTGCAGATCCTCTCATGTTAGATTGAGCGAATAATTCCACCCTCGACGCGCTGTGTCGCTCCATTAATTGCCGATGCTTTATCAGAAGCAAGGAAGACAATTGTACTTGCCACTTCCTCTACTGTTGCAAATCGTTGAATAAGCGATGTCGGCTCATTGTCTTTAAAGTAATCTCTTGTAAAGGCGCCTAGCTCTTTATTTTCAGCTTTTGCAGCTCCCTCAATAAAGTTTTCTACACCTTCAGTCCACGTTGGACCAGGTAAGACCGCATTGACCGTTACTTTTGTTCCTTTTGTCATCTCAGCCATGCCCCTTGATAAGCTGATAAGTGATGTTTTCGTCACTGAATATGGAAGCATTTGTGGAAGAGGCTTCACTCCCGCCTCACTTGCTAGATTTAAAATGCGGCCTTGATTTCGTTTTAGCATTTTAGGAAGGTAATGACGTGATGTACGTACAGCCGTCATCACATTTACTTCAAAATATTCCATCCACTCTTCGTCTGTAACTTCTTCAAAGTTTTTCACTTCGAAGAACGCTAGGTTATTAACAAGCACGTCCACATCTCCAATCGAATCGACCTGCTCAAGGAATTGTTTGCTTTGCTCTGGCTTAGAAAGATCGGCTGCCACACCGTGAACGGTTCCATGAGCAGAAAGCTCTTTCACCACTTTATCGACCTTCTCCTGTGTACGACCATTAACAACAACGTGCGCGCCTTCTTGTAAAAAGTGCTCCGCAACAGCCTTTCCAATTCCTGCTGTTGATCCTGTTACAACGACTAATTTCTGCTGAAGGTTTAATTCCATTTATCTCTCATCCTTTTCTATGTAAATTGATTTGTCGAGTATATCAATCCAAATTAGTATAAACCAGTCATCTGCTCATTATGTCATTGTTCGCCACTCTAGCATGTTGGTGGTTATTCAAGTATAATGAAGACAGCTTCCGCTTGGTGAGTAAGTGGATACATATGCTTTCAAAAGAAGTGAGGGATACGATGTTAGAAATAACAAGTTATACAGTAGAAAAATTAAAAGATCCGTTTGGTATTTTAAGCGGAGATCGTTATGAATTCTTTTTAGATGTAGACGTTCCAGAAGACGATGAGCTTTACAACGAGAACGGGCTCCGCTTAAAGGTTATTTTAAGCGTTACGGACGAGGAAGCAAAAATCGTTCAATACCATTTTTATGATCGCAGCACCGACAAATACATCGACTTTTCGTTAGAAGAAGATGAGGAGCAAATGGTGCTCGCGTTCTGTAAGGAACGCACGTCAGAAGCTGAAGAACAATAAGCAATCACAAAAAAAGCCGCAGCTGCGGCTTTTTCTTATATGAACACTAGCTCTTCTTGCTTGTATCCATGGTGTGGCCAGTGGGATTTTCGGTCTTTGTATACTTTTTCAATATGATGATGAAACGCTGGATCTAAAATGGTTTCTCGACTAATGTCTTTATACACGCGGCAAAGCTCCAGACGCTCGATAATTTCCGTTGACGTTGGCAATGACTTACTAAGCATCCACTCGACGTAATGAACTACCTGATCGTCTAACGATAGTAGCGACTGCAGCTCCTGTGGCGGTTTATTTTTCACAATCGGTACAAAATGACTCATTAGCTCCGTTTTGGTTTTTAAAATGTGCTCCTTTACTTTATCCTCAAGCTCTTTGCTATACGTTTCTATTAATCCTTTTACTTTTTCATATTCTTCCTCAAACCGCTTTTTATCCTCGACAAGGATGACACGACCATAGTGTGGTACTGAGCGCGTGTAATCTGCTCGAAGCTTGTCCACGTGTTTTTTCATCGGTTTTGTGAGCAAGGAAAACGTATCGTCAAATAGCGGGTATGAGGTTCTAACCTTCTCTCCAACCCCTTTTATTGACGTATTGTTCCAAAGCTCTCTTGGGATGGTGATCACAAACTGATCTAAGCGGGCGCCGGTAAATGTAATATCCACAAACTGTACGACATTACGATATTTTTCTAGCCAT includes:
- a CDS encoding SDR family NAD(P)-dependent oxidoreductase; amino-acid sequence: MELNLQQKLVVVTGSTAGIGKAVAEHFLQEGAHVVVNGRTQEKVDKVVKELSAHGTVHGVAADLSKPEQSKQFLEQVDSIGDVDVLVNNLAFFEVKNFEEVTDEEWMEYFEVNVMTAVRTSRHYLPKMLKRNQGRILNLASEAGVKPLPQMLPYSVTKTSLISLSRGMAEMTKGTKVTVNAVLPGPTWTEGVENFIEGAAKAENKELGAFTRDYFKDNEPTSLIQRFATVEEVASTIVFLASDKASAINGATQRVEGGIIRSI
- a CDS encoding DUF6509 family protein, with protein sequence MLEITSYTVEKLKDPFGILSGDRYEFFLDVDVPEDDELYNENGLRLKVILSVTDEEAKIVQYHFYDRSTDKYIDFSLEEDEEQMVLAFCKERTSEAEEQ